The proteins below come from a single Serratia fonticola genomic window:
- a CDS encoding peroxiredoxin-like family protein encodes MKLQDQLDAFKAAFEAGQLPFKLAPSDHELLRQGIDELISAEMANNALSVGDRAPEFTLPDTQGNPVSSRQLLAQGPLVISFYRGGWCPYCNMDLQALQAVLPELRDRANLVAISPQLPVNGQQMQQAHGLTFPLLTDSGNSLAAQFGLRFALADDLVELYTNSLGIDLTKLNDESGWTLPMPARFVIAPGGDIIYAEVNPDYTQRADPWALVSLLKG; translated from the coding sequence ATGAAACTTCAGGATCAGCTCGACGCGTTCAAGGCCGCTTTTGAAGCAGGCCAACTGCCCTTCAAGCTTGCGCCCTCGGATCATGAACTCTTGCGTCAGGGTATCGACGAACTTATCAGTGCAGAAATGGCCAACAACGCCTTGTCGGTCGGAGATCGTGCCCCTGAGTTTACGTTGCCGGATACCCAGGGTAACCCAGTCTCTTCCCGGCAATTGCTGGCGCAAGGACCGCTGGTCATCAGTTTTTATCGGGGAGGATGGTGCCCATACTGCAATATGGATCTCCAGGCTCTGCAGGCCGTTCTGCCTGAGTTGCGTGACCGTGCCAACCTGGTGGCCATCTCGCCACAGTTGCCGGTTAACGGCCAGCAAATGCAGCAAGCGCATGGTTTAACGTTTCCTTTGCTGACGGATAGCGGCAATAGTCTGGCAGCACAGTTTGGTTTACGTTTCGCGTTGGCGGATGATCTTGTCGAGCTGTACACCAACAGCTTGGGTATCGACCTGACCAAGCTTAACGACGAAAGTGGTTGGACATTGCCGATGCCTGCCCGCTTCGTTATCGCGCCTGGCGGTGACATCATTTATGCAGAAGTTAACCCGGATTATACCCAACGTGCGGATCCGTGGGCGTTGGTTTCATTGCTGAAAGGTTGA
- a CDS encoding LysR family transcriptional regulator — protein MDKLGDYATYISVFEAGSFSVAARRLNVGQPAVSKAIVRLEQQLNTRLLLRSTHGLRPTEAGQQLYLRAKHILNEVAETESAVSGVAEALTGRLRVASSAVFSRMIELPDLTRFLHDNPELAMDLLLDEGELGLIAEGIDIALRIGDLADSGFTARKLGSATQRVIGAPSYFARAGMPQMPRELLQHDMVIHHRAGGAEEWLFTHEQQQQQVRLQGRVRVSATECLREMVVAGFGATVACEGLFRSELREGKVVAVLPQWQLPPLALWAVFPSGHFISAKARAFADFIQQLLQRE, from the coding sequence ATGGACAAGCTAGGCGACTATGCTACCTATATCAGCGTGTTTGAGGCGGGATCGTTTTCCGTTGCGGCTCGGCGGCTTAACGTTGGTCAACCGGCGGTATCCAAGGCGATTGTCCGGTTGGAACAACAGCTGAATACGCGCTTGCTGCTTCGCTCCACTCACGGTTTACGGCCGACGGAAGCTGGGCAACAGCTCTATCTACGAGCCAAACACATCCTAAATGAGGTCGCGGAAACCGAATCAGCTGTGTCAGGCGTGGCCGAGGCGTTGACCGGTCGGCTGCGGGTCGCTTCGTCTGCGGTATTTTCCCGTATGATTGAATTGCCGGACTTGACCCGGTTTCTACACGACAACCCGGAGTTGGCAATGGATCTGCTGCTTGATGAAGGTGAGTTAGGGCTGATCGCTGAGGGGATCGATATCGCTTTGCGGATTGGTGATCTAGCTGACTCTGGCTTTACCGCCCGCAAATTGGGTTCAGCAACACAACGAGTCATCGGGGCACCGTCGTATTTTGCTAGGGCAGGGATGCCCCAAATGCCACGGGAGTTGCTACAGCATGATATGGTGATCCATCACCGTGCTGGTGGCGCTGAGGAGTGGCTGTTCACCCATGAACAACAACAGCAACAGGTCCGATTGCAGGGCCGGGTGCGCGTGAGTGCTACCGAATGCTTACGTGAAATGGTGGTGGCAGGCTTTGGTGCGACGGTAGCCTGTGAAGGGCTGTTTCGTAGTGAATTACGTGAGGGCAAGGTGGTTGCCGTCTTGCCGCAATGGCAGTTACCACCGTTGGCGCTGTGGGCGGTGTTTCCCAGTGGGCACTTCATCTCGGCCAAGGCCCGTGCCTTTGCCGACTTTATTCAACAACTGCTGCAACGAGAGTAA
- a CDS encoding helix-turn-helix transcriptional regulator, whose product MSRTQRLLDLMQILRRHRYPVAGHSLAEELGISMRTLYRDIATLQQQGADIVGEVGIGYVLRPGFMLPPLMFSQTEIEALVLGMRWVERRGDSQLAGAATNALAKIAAVLPAELREELDANTLLIGPVPTAYVADDTLVTIREAIRLERKIKVDYRDYAGNGSERILWPFAMGYFEQVQILMAWCELRGSIRHFRLDRIGRLTLLEHRYPRGRRALMKLWRESEGIAQ is encoded by the coding sequence ATGTCCCGCACTCAACGCCTGCTCGATCTGATGCAGATCCTGCGCCGCCATCGTTACCCGGTCGCCGGGCATTCCCTAGCCGAAGAGCTGGGGATCAGCATGCGCACTTTATACCGTGATATTGCCACCTTGCAGCAACAGGGGGCGGATATTGTTGGCGAAGTGGGGATCGGTTATGTATTACGGCCGGGATTTATGCTGCCGCCGCTGATGTTCTCGCAAACTGAAATCGAGGCGCTGGTTCTGGGTATGCGCTGGGTGGAACGCCGGGGTGACAGCCAGCTTGCCGGGGCGGCGACCAATGCGTTGGCAAAAATTGCCGCCGTGTTGCCTGCGGAACTGCGTGAAGAGCTGGATGCCAATACGCTGCTGATCGGCCCGGTGCCTACTGCCTATGTGGCGGATGATACCCTGGTGACGATCCGTGAAGCCATCCGTTTGGAGCGTAAAATCAAGGTGGACTATCGGGATTATGCCGGTAATGGCAGTGAGCGTATCTTGTGGCCGTTTGCCATGGGCTACTTTGAACAGGTACAGATCCTGATGGCTTGGTGTGAATTGCGTGGCTCGATACGCCATTTCCGCCTTGACCGTATTGGCCGGTTAACGCTGTTGGAGCACCGTTACCCGCGCGGCCGCCGGGCATTGATGAAGCTGTGGCGTGAAAGTGAGGGTATTGCCCAATGA
- a CDS encoding VOC family protein yields MTTPSMTMIYVDSPEKSAEFYRQLLGTEPVEQSPTFALFIFNNGFKLGMWSKHTVEPAPATTGGGTEICFMCEQPQQVDALYQQWRDKGLTIVQSPVDLDFGYTFVAADPDGHHLRVYKLNDE; encoded by the coding sequence ATGACTACCCCAAGCATGACCATGATTTATGTCGACAGCCCAGAAAAAAGCGCCGAATTTTATCGCCAACTGTTGGGCACTGAACCTGTCGAGCAGTCTCCCACCTTTGCCTTATTTATCTTCAATAACGGTTTCAAACTGGGCATGTGGTCAAAACATACCGTAGAGCCTGCGCCAGCGACGACCGGTGGCGGCACAGAGATCTGCTTTATGTGTGAACAACCACAACAGGTCGATGCACTCTATCAACAGTGGCGGGATAAAGGGTTAACTATCGTGCAATCTCCGGTCGATCTCGACTTCGGCTACACCTTTGTTGCGGCCGATCCTGATGGCCATCATCTGCGAGTTTACAAGCTTAACGACGAGTAA
- the ltrA gene encoding group II intron reverse transcriptase/maturase produces MQQKTHRGPEAERRGEAPNVGSQGAETVQAPTTRESPSSAEWLMEAICEPVNLKQALKRVKANKGAAGSDGMSVSDLPDYLKRHWPELKAQLLSGSYCPSPVRRVSIPKPGGGERLLGIPTVVDRFIQQAVMQELQRQWDASFSDNSYGFRPGRSAHQAVKQAQDYIGSGYHWVVDLDLEKFFDRVNHDVLMSRIAKRVTDKRALSLIRRFLNAGVMEAGLVRPVTEGTPQGGPLSPLLSNVLLDDFDKELEKRGLKFVRYADDCNIYVKSERAGRRVMEGLTHWLSRKLKLKVNAKKSAVAQPETRKFLGYSFRRGRKVRCVVSPDAVKRFKVRVRELTGRNTGRSLEQLIQPLKRYLMGWKSYYGMNEWPSIMRELNGWIRRRLRSVLWKQWKTGSKRYKELRRRDVRKDLAARTVGSSHKQWRISNSPALSIALPNQLFIKLGLPEL; encoded by the coding sequence ATGCAGCAGAAAACGCATCGCGGCCCTGAAGCAGAAAGACGGGGTGAAGCCCCGAACGTCGGCTCTCAGGGGGCTGAAACCGTACAGGCACCGACGACCAGAGAAAGTCCGTCGTCAGCAGAATGGCTGATGGAAGCCATCTGTGAACCCGTCAATCTCAAGCAAGCCCTGAAAAGAGTGAAAGCCAATAAAGGTGCGGCGGGAAGTGACGGCATGAGCGTAAGCGATCTGCCGGACTACCTGAAACGCCACTGGCCGGAACTGAAAGCGCAACTGCTGTCCGGCAGTTACTGCCCATCCCCTGTGAGAAGAGTGAGCATCCCGAAACCCGGGGGCGGCGAACGCCTGTTGGGTATCCCGACGGTAGTCGATCGCTTTATCCAGCAGGCGGTGATGCAGGAACTGCAACGGCAGTGGGATGCGTCGTTCAGCGATAACAGCTATGGGTTCCGGCCCGGACGCTCGGCCCATCAGGCAGTGAAACAGGCTCAGGACTATATCGGTTCTGGGTATCACTGGGTAGTCGATCTCGATCTGGAGAAGTTCTTTGATCGGGTAAATCACGACGTGCTGATGAGCCGGATAGCGAAACGGGTAACGGATAAACGGGCGCTGTCACTTATCCGCCGGTTCCTGAACGCAGGTGTGATGGAGGCCGGTCTGGTAAGGCCGGTGACAGAAGGGACGCCGCAGGGCGGCCCACTGTCGCCGTTGTTATCGAATGTGCTACTGGACGACTTCGATAAGGAACTGGAGAAACGTGGCCTGAAGTTCGTGCGTTACGCAGATGACTGCAATATCTACGTGAAAAGCGAACGGGCAGGCCGCCGTGTGATGGAGGGGCTGACACATTGGCTGAGCCGAAAACTGAAACTGAAGGTGAACGCGAAGAAGAGCGCGGTAGCGCAGCCGGAAACGCGTAAGTTCCTGGGTTACAGCTTCAGAAGGGGCAGAAAGGTCAGGTGCGTGGTGTCGCCGGACGCAGTGAAACGGTTCAAAGTGCGGGTAAGGGAACTGACGGGGCGCAACACAGGGAGAAGTCTTGAGCAGCTAATCCAGCCATTAAAGCGGTATCTGATGGGATGGAAAAGTTACTACGGGATGAACGAGTGGCCGTCGATAATGCGAGAGCTGAACGGATGGATAAGACGCAGGCTGCGAAGTGTACTCTGGAAACAGTGGAAAACAGGCAGCAAGCGTTATAAAGAGCTGCGGCGGCGGGATGTAAGGAAAGACCTGGCGGCGCGGACGGTGGGAAGCAGCCATAAACAGTGGCGGATAAGTAATAGCCCGGCGCTGAGCATAGCCCTTCCCAACCAGCTGTTCATCAAACTGGGCCTGCCAGAACTGTAA
- the tus gene encoding DNA replication terminus site-binding protein — MDKYSLIGRMNARFSELEQALAQLHQQIQPLRLLAARVFSLPEIEKGKEHSAIEQISVEQHVGQAARDLALEHYQRLFIHHNRQHISSKAAVRLPGVICLETERAEYLALQQQIALINRLKAELEQIITVESGLAPEQRFEFVHTHLHGLITLSAYRSITLLTNPDSVRFGWANKHIIKKVKRDDILAQLEKSQKAGRAVPPYNREQWAELVGREIDDVSRLPQNATLKIKRPVKVQPIARVWYQPQQKQVQHPCPLPLIALCQPEMGAQVPKIGELLNYDVTAVKHKYKPEAKPLRLLVKRLHLYTDIEG; from the coding sequence ATGGATAAGTACAGTCTGATCGGCAGAATGAATGCGCGTTTTAGCGAGCTGGAACAGGCATTGGCGCAACTCCACCAGCAAATCCAGCCGTTGCGGTTGCTGGCAGCAAGGGTGTTCAGCCTGCCAGAAATCGAGAAAGGTAAGGAGCATAGCGCCATCGAACAGATCAGCGTGGAGCAGCATGTGGGCCAGGCTGCCCGTGACCTTGCCCTGGAACACTACCAACGGCTGTTTATCCACCACAACCGCCAGCATATCAGCAGCAAGGCGGCGGTAAGATTGCCCGGTGTCATTTGCCTTGAGACCGAACGAGCCGAGTATCTGGCGCTACAACAGCAGATCGCTCTGATCAACCGGCTGAAGGCGGAGCTGGAACAGATCATTACCGTAGAGTCTGGCCTGGCCCCCGAGCAACGTTTTGAGTTTGTGCACACCCACCTGCACGGTTTGATCACTCTCAGCGCCTATCGCTCCATCACCCTGCTCACCAACCCGGACTCGGTACGTTTTGGCTGGGCCAACAAGCACATCATCAAGAAGGTGAAGCGCGACGATATCCTGGCGCAATTAGAGAAAAGCCAGAAAGCCGGGCGCGCCGTCCCGCCCTACAACCGCGAACAGTGGGCCGAGTTGGTGGGCCGTGAAATTGACGACGTCAGCCGCCTGCCGCAGAACGCCACGCTGAAAATCAAACGGCCGGTAAAGGTGCAGCCAATCGCACGCGTATGGTATCAACCGCAGCAAAAACAGGTACAGCACCCCTGCCCGCTGCCGCTGATTGCCCTGTGCCAACCAGAAATGGGCGCACAGGTACCGAAGATCGGTGAACTGCTCAATTACGACGTGACGGCGGTAAAACACAAATATAAGCCGGAGGCTAAGCCACTGCGCCTACTGGTGAAACGCCTGCATCTGTATACCGACATTGAGGGATGA
- a CDS encoding metal-dependent hydrolase translates to MDSLTQIVLGSSVAALVVPPRHRRMAILAGGILGTLPDLDVVWFKLFSRDVVTEVTWHRGPSHSLLLLTVLGLLLWLVLKSRSSLVQRSPLRWLLAIWLALITHPLLDAFTVYGTQLFWPMKTPPVMWATIFIIDPLYTVPLLAGVIAAWRLTYQPSQQTNELGRDKAARNWLVAGLLVSSVYLAWSVGAKALIDRAASQSLAVLNLQNAPRFSTPLPFNTLAWRVIVMEPKGYWIGDRSLVADREAMPFTFYPSDNVILEQLISEPKLERLRWFTHGFFAAHTQQRNDGELRLILADLRMGLEPDYLFRYDIAGKDEHGVWSVTPEITQLSTSANFSNTLSWVWRRIFDSKAIP, encoded by the coding sequence ATGGACTCATTAACACAAATTGTTCTTGGCAGCAGCGTTGCTGCACTTGTCGTCCCTCCACGCCATCGGCGCATGGCGATACTGGCTGGAGGTATACTCGGGACTTTGCCCGATCTGGACGTGGTTTGGTTTAAACTGTTCAGCCGCGATGTTGTTACAGAAGTGACCTGGCACCGGGGGCCATCACATTCACTTTTGCTGTTAACGGTGTTGGGATTATTGCTCTGGTTAGTGCTTAAATCCCGCAGCAGCCTAGTGCAAAGATCCCCGCTGCGGTGGCTATTGGCGATCTGGCTTGCCTTGATAACGCATCCTCTACTGGACGCTTTTACCGTCTACGGTACCCAGTTGTTCTGGCCCATGAAGACCCCGCCAGTGATGTGGGCGACAATCTTCATCATTGATCCGTTGTATACCGTACCCTTGCTGGCAGGGGTTATTGCTGCCTGGCGGCTAACCTACCAACCCTCGCAGCAAACAAATGAGCTAGGCCGAGACAAGGCGGCACGCAACTGGCTGGTCGCGGGTTTGCTGGTGAGCTCGGTTTACCTGGCGTGGAGTGTCGGCGCCAAAGCACTGATCGACAGAGCGGCATCACAAAGCCTGGCGGTCCTCAACTTACAGAACGCACCTCGTTTTTCAACCCCCCTGCCGTTCAACACCCTGGCATGGCGAGTGATCGTGATGGAGCCAAAAGGTTACTGGATCGGTGACCGGTCCCTTGTTGCAGATCGAGAAGCAATGCCATTTACTTTTTACCCAAGCGACAACGTTATACTGGAGCAGTTGATATCCGAGCCAAAGTTGGAACGTCTGCGGTGGTTCACACATGGATTTTTCGCTGCCCATACGCAACAACGAAACGATGGTGAGCTTCGTCTGATCCTTGCCGATCTACGCATGGGATTAGAACCCGACTATCTTTTCCGTTATGACATTGCTGGCAAAGATGAACATGGCGTTTGGTCCGTCACCCCCGAAATTACCCAATTATCCACATCTGCTAATTTCTCCAACACGCTAAGCTGGGTGTGGCGGCGCATTTTTGACAGTAAAGCAATACCGTGA
- a CDS encoding MFS transporter, with product MADYNNTIDLAADPASKHTHQNPAHSASGREVTLLVVVALLVLTQLYLAIPLLTPVAQSFGSATPGSVTFALASCFSLAYAGGFLIWGPLSDQYGRRLIMLVGLSALSVATLACVFAPSLPWLAGLRMLQGLAASSFAPVALAYLAEAVLPRHRAIAIGAMSTSFLVAGILGQVFAAWVALQWGWIWVFIATGTGLMAVLPFIVLLIQEPVRTAVDGHLGHRFIALGNIAMRPAIVLLSCAHITLLLSFVAMYTLLGPHLAGLNLDPDLVIALRLSGLPGMFMALLVGPLANRFGMPGVASVGYLVAAVGLTLEAILSQTIIGIGIGSLLFVTGVALAVPAMISRFGDLAAPDRAAGMALNGFVLFIGASIGPLIASWVPGFVPLLAGLTVALLLASICVMKSASLTSFQRKS from the coding sequence ATGGCTGATTACAACAACACTATAGATCTGGCGGCTGACCCCGCCAGCAAACATACCCACCAAAACCCAGCTCATAGCGCGAGTGGACGTGAAGTTACGTTACTGGTCGTGGTGGCGTTGTTGGTGCTGACCCAGCTTTATCTGGCAATCCCTCTACTCACACCTGTCGCTCAATCGTTCGGTTCGGCAACACCAGGCTCAGTCACGTTCGCGCTAGCCAGTTGTTTCAGCCTGGCCTATGCTGGAGGATTCCTGATCTGGGGGCCGTTATCCGATCAATATGGTCGTCGGCTAATCATGCTGGTCGGGCTGAGTGCGCTGTCGGTTGCCACACTCGCCTGCGTTTTTGCGCCTTCCTTGCCCTGGTTGGCGGGGCTACGGATGTTGCAGGGGCTCGCTGCATCCAGTTTCGCCCCTGTGGCACTGGCCTATCTTGCCGAAGCGGTATTGCCACGCCATCGGGCAATTGCCATCGGGGCCATGTCTACGTCTTTTCTCGTGGCGGGTATCCTAGGGCAAGTGTTCGCTGCCTGGGTGGCGCTACAATGGGGTTGGATCTGGGTATTTATAGCCACGGGAACTGGCCTGATGGCCGTGCTCCCATTCATTGTGCTACTGATCCAGGAACCCGTCCGCACCGCCGTTGATGGCCACCTGGGCCATCGTTTCATCGCACTAGGCAACATTGCCATGCGGCCCGCCATTGTGCTGCTTTCATGCGCGCATATCACACTTCTCCTGTCTTTTGTTGCGATGTATACACTGTTGGGGCCGCATTTGGCAGGGTTGAACCTGGATCCTGACCTGGTCATTGCACTTCGCCTGTCTGGATTGCCAGGTATGTTCATGGCCTTGCTGGTTGGACCGCTTGCAAACAGATTCGGGATGCCGGGAGTCGCAAGTGTGGGTTACCTGGTTGCAGCTGTCGGCCTCACCCTGGAGGCGATTTTGTCGCAGACGATAATAGGTATTGGCATCGGGAGCCTACTCTTCGTTACCGGTGTCGCTTTGGCTGTCCCGGCAATGATTAGTCGATTTGGCGATCTGGCCGCACCTGACCGCGCAGCTGGCATGGCACTGAATGGCTTTGTCTTGTTCATCGGCGCCAGTATTGGCCCGCTTATCGCGTCATGGGTACCCGGTTTCGTCCCGCTCCTTGCGGGGCTCACGGTGGCGCTTTTACTGGCCAGTATCTGCGTGATGAAAAGCGCATCACTTACCTCATTCCAGAGGAAATCATGA
- a CDS encoding SDR family NAD(P)-dependent oxidoreductase codes for MKNTILICGYGPGISHAVARRFGKAGHPVALIARNVQRLAKAEAELTAEGIKVKAFSADLSDVKAIQHVVKNVREILGPIGILHWNVFLDIEGDLLSTSPTELSKSFDLRVAGYIAAVQESQEDLAVSKGTVLVTSGVMALDHPQINAFAVNYAALAISVAAQRKATHILAHTLAPRDIHVGEVVVNGFVEGTPGGIGKSDTVAPADIAEQFWELHAARQVHSVMVGGAVPVSETGFYG; via the coding sequence ATGAAGAACACCATTCTTATCTGTGGGTATGGCCCGGGCATCTCTCACGCGGTTGCCCGCCGTTTTGGCAAGGCTGGTCATCCTGTTGCCCTGATTGCACGCAATGTTCAACGTCTTGCTAAAGCGGAAGCAGAGCTGACGGCCGAAGGTATCAAGGTTAAGGCTTTCTCGGCCGATTTGAGCGACGTTAAGGCGATACAGCATGTCGTCAAGAATGTACGTGAGATACTTGGGCCCATAGGTATCCTGCACTGGAACGTCTTTCTCGATATCGAAGGCGACCTGCTCTCCACCTCTCCTACGGAGCTGAGCAAGAGTTTCGATCTCCGGGTTGCTGGTTATATCGCTGCCGTACAGGAGAGCCAGGAAGACCTCGCAGTATCGAAAGGGACTGTACTGGTGACCAGCGGCGTCATGGCACTGGATCACCCGCAAATCAATGCATTCGCCGTCAATTATGCTGCGCTGGCCATCAGTGTTGCCGCGCAACGTAAAGCCACCCATATCCTGGCGCATACCCTCGCACCACGTGACATTCATGTCGGTGAGGTGGTCGTCAATGGTTTCGTTGAGGGAACGCCAGGCGGGATTGGAAAAAGTGATACCGTCGCACCGGCAGATATCGCTGAACAATTCTGGGAATTACACGCGGCACGTCAGGTGCACTCCGTTATGGTTGGAGGAGCCGTTCCGGTCTCGGAAACAGGATTCTATGGCTGA
- a CDS encoding TetR family transcriptional regulator — translation MAWDTEGTKRKILQAAMVEFAQFGPNGTTHERIARQAGVNKERVYNYFGDKPALFAAVLRNELAKVALAVPVQSFAVEDIGDYAGRAYDYHLENPELSRLMRWEGLTYDGEVPDEELRREYYGYKVQAVTDGQHQGVVTRALDADHLAFLILALAGWWSAVPQVARMLTGPDSTEEHARRRASVVEAARRLATAP, via the coding sequence ATGGCCTGGGATACTGAAGGGACGAAACGTAAAATTCTGCAAGCAGCGATGGTTGAATTTGCCCAGTTTGGCCCGAATGGCACTACCCACGAACGGATCGCCAGGCAGGCAGGAGTCAATAAAGAACGTGTTTACAATTACTTTGGCGACAAGCCGGCGTTATTCGCAGCCGTGTTACGCAATGAACTAGCCAAGGTGGCACTGGCTGTGCCTGTACAATCCTTTGCTGTTGAAGATATTGGAGATTACGCGGGGCGTGCTTATGACTATCACCTCGAAAACCCTGAGCTTAGCAGGCTTATGCGCTGGGAAGGACTAACTTACGACGGAGAGGTGCCGGACGAAGAACTGCGACGTGAATATTATGGTTATAAGGTTCAGGCCGTGACCGATGGGCAGCACCAGGGAGTTGTTACCCGGGCCCTTGACGCCGATCACTTGGCTTTTCTGATATTGGCTCTTGCTGGATGGTGGTCTGCAGTACCACAGGTCGCGCGTATGTTAACGGGGCCAGACAGCACTGAAGAGCATGCCAGACGGAGAGCTTCTGTCGTAGAGGCTGCCCGGCGCCTGGCGACAGCCCCATAA
- a CDS encoding IS3 family transposase (programmed frameshift) — MMKYSLQFKLDAVRHYLAGLGSQKQTAKTFSIAHVQLRRWIAAYQHHGEQGLRVGRKPHYTPDFRLSVVEFALSNPLSSATVAAKFDIPCYLTVERWIKLYRENGAEALNLNKRSRRMRQHPKTPHADKSPDELTPEEMREEIEFLRAQNAYIKKLRALMQQKEAPDSSKRAKIISALRSEHRLDALLWAGKLPRSTYYYCCKSHQAPDKYGETKQQIMAVFNEHKGRYGYRRVTSVLRKMGAVLNHKTVQKLMVELQLKSPVRRKKYRSYKGHVGKVAPNTLQRDFTAQGPNQKWVTDITEFRVADEKLYLSSVLDLFNGEIIAYEMSRKPVFSLVKTMLNKALSTLKTEEKPLLHSDQGWHYQMAAYQHQLQENGIEQSMSRKGNCLDNAVMENFFGHLKAELYYLQRFESVEHLSEEIGMYIDYYNNRRIKQKLKGLSPVEYRTQALMVA, encoded by the exons CTGATGAAGTATTCACTTCAGTTCAAACTTGACGCGGTCCGGCACTATCTTGCCGGACTCGGCAGTCAAAAACAGACCGCCAAGACATTTTCTATTGCCCATGTTCAACTACGCAGATGGATCGCCGCTTATCAGCACCATGGGGAACAAGGGCTGCGGGTAGGACGCAAGCCACATTACACGCCTGACTTCAGGCTCTCTGTCGTTGAATTCGCGCTTTCAAATCCACTCTCTTCAGCGACAGTCGCCGCCAAATTCGATATTCCCTGTTACCTTACTGTGGAGCGTTGGATTAAACTCTATCGGGAGAATGGGGCTGAAGCCCTCAACCTGAATAAGCGAAGTCGCCGAATGCGTCAGCATCCCAAAACCCCCCATGCCGATAAATCGCCTGATGAGTTGACACCCGAAGAGATGCGGGAGGAAATCGAGTTTTTACGCGCACAGAATGCTTACATAAAAAAGTTGAGAGCCTTGATGCAACAGAAAGAAGCCC CAGACTCGTCGAAAAGGGCAAAAATAATCAGTGCATTGAGGTCAGAACACCGTTTGGATGCTTTGCTGTGGGCCGGAAAACTGCCGCGCAGTACGTATTACTATTGTTGTAAAAGCCATCAAGCACCGGATAAGTATGGTGAAACCAAGCAGCAAATAATGGCTGTTTTTAACGAGCATAAAGGCCGTTACGGCTATCGCCGGGTGACCAGTGTTCTTCGAAAAATGGGGGCTGTGCTAAATCATAAAACCGTGCAAAAACTGATGGTTGAACTGCAATTGAAATCGCCCGTTCGCCGTAAAAAGTACCGTTCGTACAAGGGACATGTCGGTAAAGTGGCCCCGAATACCTTGCAGCGCGATTTTACCGCGCAAGGGCCTAACCAAAAGTGGGTGACCGATATCACGGAGTTCCGTGTCGCGGATGAAAAGCTGTATTTATCGTCGGTACTCGACTTGTTTAACGGTGAAATCATCGCCTATGAGATGTCCCGTAAACCGGTGTTCAGCCTGGTAAAAACGATGCTGAATAAGGCGCTCAGTACGCTAAAAACGGAAGAAAAGCCGTTGCTGCACAGTGACCAAGGCTGGCACTATCAGATGGCGGCTTATCAGCATCAGTTGCAGGAAAATGGGATAGAACAGAGCATGTCTCGCAAGGGTAACTGCCTGGATAATGCGGTAATGGAAAACTTCTTTGGCCATCTGAAAGCTGAACTGTATTATTTACAACGCTTTGAGAGTGTGGAACACCTGTCTGAAGAGATAGGCATGTACATAGATTACTACAATAACCGACGTATCAAGCAGAAGCTCAAAGGCCTGAGCCCTGTGGAGTACAGAACGCAGGCCTTGATGGTTGCTTAA